A stretch of Camelina sativa cultivar DH55 chromosome 18, Cs, whole genome shotgun sequence DNA encodes these proteins:
- the LOC104762227 gene encoding uncharacterized protein LOC104762227 isoform X1 gives MFVQLTGGLEEASCRENPKSVSDQAVGMGVIRGGGVRPDQQLVKRGIIWLCLGLDISTKYQLICSPYLRLNHFVPFATVDAKEGAHPTEVQSFALLSCYVCSAVKVDWIF, from the exons ATGTTTGTTCAGTTGACTGGTGGACTCGAAGAGGCTTCTTGCAGAGAAAACCCAAAG TCTGTTAGTGACCAAGCCGTTGGGATGGGAGTCATTCGTGGAGGTGGAGTCAGACCAGATCAGCAACTGGTCAAG AGAGGTATCATATGGCTTTGCTTGGGGCTTG ATATCTCGACAAAATACCAGCTCATATGCTCGCCTTACCTTAG attgaATCATTTCGTACCTTTTGCTACCGTAGATGCCAAGGAGGGTGCTCATCCTACTGAAGTACAGAGCTTTG CTTTACTTTCGTGCTATGTTTGTAGTGCAGTTAAAGTGGATTGGATCTTCTAA
- the LOC104762227 gene encoding uncharacterized protein LOC104762227 isoform X2, whose product MFVQLTGGLEEASCRENPKSVSDQAVGMGVIRGGGVRPDQQLVKRGIIWLCLGLDISTKYQLICSPYLRLNHFVPFATVDAKEGAHPTEVQSFVKVDWIF is encoded by the exons ATGTTTGTTCAGTTGACTGGTGGACTCGAAGAGGCTTCTTGCAGAGAAAACCCAAAG TCTGTTAGTGACCAAGCCGTTGGGATGGGAGTCATTCGTGGAGGTGGAGTCAGACCAGATCAGCAACTGGTCAAG AGAGGTATCATATGGCTTTGCTTGGGGCTTG ATATCTCGACAAAATACCAGCTCATATGCTCGCCTTACCTTAG attgaATCATTTCGTACCTTTTGCTACCGTAGATGCCAAGGAGGGTGCTCATCCTACTGAAGTACAGAGCTTTG TTAAAGTGGATTGGATCTTCTAA